The proteins below come from a single Papaver somniferum cultivar HN1 chromosome 11, ASM357369v1, whole genome shotgun sequence genomic window:
- the LOC113324625 gene encoding uncharacterized protein LOC113324625, whose product MGATYTWNNNQVQNIRSRIDRFLVSPELETVYPTVTQIALSRPCSDHYPLAVLCESVVGGFILCKKLHALKEKLKIWSKEEFGQMDRQLEDLEELFTQLDAEEDANNGLTEAQWNQRLKARQDYYNLVILEAEKWRSRAKVETMKGMDKNTKFFHKIASDKRRRNHIAKIKVNGQMTMDQAEIKGGIVDYFKNIFQDQSYSRPEMDDLFF is encoded by the exons ATGGGAGCTACTTATACTTGGAATAACAATCAAGTTCAGAACATAAGGAGTAGAATTGATAGATTTCTTGTTTCTCCAGAATTGGAGACTGTCTATCCTACTGTTACTCAGATAGCTTTGTCTAGACCTTGCTCGGATCACTACCCACTTGCTGTTCTTTGTGAAAGTGTTGTTGGTG GTTTCATTCTTTGTAAGAAGTTACATGCTCTTAAGGAAAAGCTAAAAATTTGGAGTAAGGAAGAATTTGGTCAGATGGACAGGCAATTAGAAGATTTGGAGGAGCTCTTCACTCAACTGGAtgcagaagaagatgcaaacaatgGCTTAACAGAAGCTCAATGGAATCAAAGATTGAAGGCAAGACAAGACTATTATAACTTAGTCATTCTTGAAGCTGAAAAATGGAGAAGTAGGGCAAAGGTTGAGACTATGAAAGGTATGgataaaaatacaaaatttttCCATAAAATTGCTTCAGATAAGAGGAGGAGAAATCATATAGCAAAGATTAAAGTGAATGGTCAGATGACAATGGATCAAGCTGAAATCAAAGGTGGAATTGTtgattacttcaagaatattttTCAAGACCAATCCTATTCAAGACCTGAAATggatgatttatttttttaa